A portion of the Melanotaenia boesemani isolate fMelBoe1 chromosome 2, fMelBoe1.pri, whole genome shotgun sequence genome contains these proteins:
- the LOC121634740 gene encoding C-type mannose receptor 2-like, translating into MMRNICIFFLLLVLPVCGQQSRLRKTSFIQYHLEKTWNEAQSFCRKNHTDLVTIRNEDENQLIANDKSWIGLYREDENSPWKWSSSGENATYFKWGHNEPNNPETELCVVRWDKDDWKNDDCSKKNNFLCYGDNLVLVMENKTWEEALDHCRSLGGEDSENPDSVSWKPSYDLATLMTEDDHDYAREEAQQATTDEVWTGLHFLGDGWLWVGGEPVQYQDIPSCLAYGCGVLEKNSNTSFGLRACSQRRNFFCYKRPEND; encoded by the exons ATGATGAGGAACATTTGCATCTTCTTCCTGCTGCTCGTCCTTCCTGTCTGTGGGCAGCAATCAAGGCTCAGAAAAACCAGCTTTATACAGTATCATCTAGAAAAGACCTGGAACGAAGCTCAGTCTTTCTGCAGAAAGAACCACACTGATCTTGTCACTATCAGAAATGAAGACGAGAATCAGCTGATAGCTAATGACAAGAGCTGGATCGGATTGTACCGAGAGGATGAGAACAGTCCATGGAAATGGTCCAGCAGTGGAGAGAATGCAACCTACTTCAAATGGGGACATAATG AACCAAATAACCCAGAAACTGAACTCTGTGTTGTGAGGTGGGATAAAGATGACTGGAAAAATGACGACTGTTCgaagaaaaataatttcctgtGTTATGGTGACAATCTGGTTCTGGTGATGGAGAACAAGACGTGGGAGGAGGCGTTAGACCACTGCAGGTCTCTGGGAGGAGAGGACTCAGAGAATCCAGACTCTGTGTCCTGGAAGCCCAGCTACGACTTGGCCACCCTGATGACTGAAGATGATCATGACTACGCACGAGAGGAAGCACAGCAGGCGACCACTGATGAG GTGTGGACGGGTCTGCATTTCCTGGGTGATGGCTGGTTGTGGGTGGGTGGAGAACCGGTGCAGTACCAGGATATTCCAAGCTGCCTggcttatggctgtggtgtccTGGAGAAGAACAGCAACACATCCTTTGGGCTCAGAGCCTGCAGTCAGAGAAGGAACTTCTTCTGTTACAAGAGGCCTGAAAACGACTGA
- the LOC121634749 gene encoding homeodomain-interacting protein kinase 1-like yields the protein MKQYGEESNPWRFMSVTEEGHVKRNIRPISCLDDLNMMGWKVLGEDADADSCDQTIFIQLIRQMLKVDPAERIKPNQILQHQFVTMSHLVDKFGNSFHVKSCVEYMRNVQGDHQ from the exons ATGAAACAATATGGAGAAGAATCCAACCCGTGGAGATTCATG TCAGTGACTGAGGAGGGGCACGTTAAGCGCAACATCCGTCCAATTTCCTGCCTAGATGATCTGAACATG ATGGGTTGGAAAGTCTTGGGAGAAGATGCGGACGCAGACAGCTGTGACCAGACCATCTTCATCCAGCTCATACGTCAAATGCTGAAGGTGGATCCTGCTGAAAGAatcaaaccaaaccaaattCTTCAGCACCAATTTGTCACCATGAGCCACCTGGTGGACAAATTTGGTAACAGCTTcca TGTGAAATCCTGTGTGGAGTACATGCGAAATGTGCAGGGTGACCATCAGTAA